One Paenibacillus sp. FSL H7-0737 DNA segment encodes these proteins:
- a CDS encoding ABC transporter ATP-binding protein, with amino-acid sequence MNDYLKLQGILKMFGETCVLDNIDLEIREGELVTLLGPSGCGKSTLLRCIAGLSELDGGRILLENKDLANLPPRKREVGMVFQSYALFPNLTVSQNIEYGMKMRGLSKAARRSRCEELLVLVDLEEKRDVYPQSLSGGQQQRVALARSLAVQPKVLLLDEPLSALDAKIRKNLRAEIRDIQKRFNMTTLFVTHDQEEALILSDRICIMNGGRIVQDGTPEGLYTAPRTEFVARFMGSYNVLTRPEVMALFHGIDSGMDSFAIRPEAVTLLHDGAGQQEAAAGAQLVNGVIKSVSVLGNIIRCTVEAEGIRLTVDLLNDGRWLRVGEGDKVTLALNPSELLHLEREGA; translated from the coding sequence ATGAACGATTATCTGAAGCTGCAGGGAATACTCAAAATGTTTGGTGAGACCTGTGTGCTAGACAATATAGATTTGGAGATACGTGAAGGGGAGCTTGTGACGCTGCTAGGACCTTCCGGTTGCGGGAAAAGTACGTTACTTCGCTGCATAGCTGGCCTTTCGGAGCTGGATGGCGGCAGAATCCTTCTAGAGAATAAAGATCTGGCAAATCTGCCGCCCCGTAAACGCGAGGTGGGGATGGTGTTCCAGTCTTATGCTCTATTCCCTAATCTGACGGTGAGCCAAAATATTGAGTATGGAATGAAGATGCGTGGTTTGTCCAAAGCCGCCCGACGTAGCCGCTGCGAGGAACTGCTGGTTTTAGTCGATCTAGAGGAGAAGCGGGACGTCTATCCGCAGTCACTCTCCGGTGGACAGCAGCAGCGGGTAGCGCTGGCCCGTTCTCTAGCCGTGCAGCCCAAAGTATTACTGCTGGATGAACCCCTGAGTGCACTCGATGCCAAGATCCGCAAGAATCTACGTGCTGAAATTCGTGATATTCAGAAGCGCTTTAACATGACGACTCTATTCGTTACGCATGATCAGGAAGAAGCGCTGATTCTATCCGACCGCATCTGCATTATGAATGGTGGACGCATCGTCCAAGATGGAACACCGGAAGGACTGTACACCGCGCCGCGCACAGAGTTCGTTGCCCGGTTCATGGGCAGTTATAACGTATTGACTCGGCCAGAGGTGATGGCGCTGTTCCACGGAATAGATAGTGGGATGGACAGCTTTGCTATTCGCCCCGAAGCCGTAACGTTACTGCATGATGGGGCGGGTCAGCAGGAGGCTGCTGCCGGAGCACAACTGGTGAATGGAGTGATTAAATCTGTGTCTGTGCTAGGCAATATTATTCGATGTACGGTTGAGGCTGAAGGAATCCGATTAACGGTTGATCTTTTAAATGATGGACGCTGGCTGCGGGTTGGAGAAGGGGACAAAGTCACATTGGCGTTGAACCCTTCCGAGCTTTTACATTTAGAGCGAGAAGGAGCGTGA
- a CDS encoding alkaline phosphatase family protein, producing the protein MTNKLIVVVLDGLRYDAARKYMGYLEHLVEQGSLSCYRVQSELPSLSRPLYEVLLTGTPVSKNGITANHIVRPSHEESVFHLVVAANLRTAAVAYHWVSELYNSAPFDPLADRHQHNVMKPIQHGSFYFEDHYPDSHVFADAVYLRSAYDPHFLYIHSMNIDDAGHHYGGESKEYELSVRNADGLLATVLPIWMEQGYKILITADHGMNANGYHGGVTSSERDVPLYTFGVDVLPLEKEDQAIPQLRLAPLMCHCLGLAPSAAMSKEGLPPFVQNQPLHEVNEPVILG; encoded by the coding sequence ATGACCAATAAACTCATTGTGGTTGTCTTGGACGGACTTAGATATGATGCTGCTCGCAAATACATGGGCTATCTGGAGCATCTTGTGGAGCAAGGATCCTTATCTTGTTATCGAGTACAGTCGGAGTTACCCAGTCTATCACGTCCGCTTTATGAAGTGCTCTTAACGGGTACACCCGTGTCCAAAAATGGAATTACGGCTAACCATATTGTGAGACCTAGCCATGAAGAAAGTGTATTTCATTTGGTAGTAGCCGCTAATTTGCGTACAGCTGCTGTCGCCTATCATTGGGTCAGTGAGCTTTATAATTCTGCACCCTTTGATCCACTGGCTGATCGCCATCAGCATAATGTGATGAAGCCAATTCAACATGGAAGCTTTTATTTCGAGGATCACTATCCTGACAGCCATGTATTTGCCGATGCCGTGTATTTACGAAGTGCCTATGATCCGCATTTTTTATACATTCACTCCATGAATATAGATGACGCCGGGCATCATTATGGGGGGGAGAGTAAGGAATATGAGCTTTCCGTGCGTAATGCTGACGGTCTGCTAGCCACTGTTTTGCCTATTTGGATGGAGCAGGGGTATAAGATTCTGATTACGGCAGATCATGGAATGAACGCAAATGGGTACCATGGTGGGGTAACCTCTTCCGAGCGGGATGTGCCGTTATATACGTTCGGAGTAGATGTATTACCACTAGAAAAAGAGGATCAAGCAATTCCCCAGTTACGGCTAGCTCCGCTAATGTGCCATTGCTTAGGGCTTGCACCTTCGGCTGCAATGAGCAAGGAAGGACTGCCTCCTTTTGTGCAAAATCAACCACTTCATGAGGTGAATGAACCTGTGATTTTAGGATGA
- a CDS encoding DUF6953 family protein has translation MEVTAQDVAEWMVKEIRFTGTLYQTAAIEYVKENFGEQFVFVNENGNASLSKEVKKAFRKLHGGKIAWDRDGFLWAWT, from the coding sequence ATGGAAGTAACAGCACAAGATGTAGCGGAATGGATGGTTAAGGAAATTCGGTTTACGGGTACCTTGTATCAGACCGCGGCGATTGAATATGTGAAAGAGAATTTTGGGGAACAATTTGTATTTGTGAATGAGAATGGCAATGCCTCACTGTCCAAGGAAGTAAAGAAAGCTTTCCGGAAGCTGCACGGCGGCAAAATCGCGTGGGATCGCGATGGATTTTTGTGGGCGTGGACTTAA
- a CDS encoding helix-turn-helix domain-containing protein, translating to MPVIRSKLSVVMENHDPKLSIRKLAKDINYHFDSVRRMYKDEMVQYPRDLLLKLCLYFNVQPGELIGIEELNESVCTIEEVIGEHGLSKR from the coding sequence ATGCCGGTTATCCGAAGTAAATTAAGTGTGGTCATGGAGAATCATGATCCCAAACTCTCTATACGAAAGCTTGCTAAGGATATTAATTATCACTTTGATTCGGTTCGCCGTATGTATAAGGATGAGATGGTACAGTATCCCAGAGACTTGCTCTTAAAGCTTTGTTTATATTTTAATGTACAGCCTGGGGAACTCATTGGAATCGAAGAGTTGAATGAAAGTGTTTGTACAATAGAAGAAGTGATAGGTGAACATGGTTTAAGTAAGCGTTAA
- a CDS encoding 50S ribosomal protein L25 encodes MSKFIQLNKRTGETKSQKKLARKQGRIPAVLYGVGKDTLNVEVDEKELLGTLKKNPRAILQAKTTDDEAMPIIVQHIQKDSLSGKILHIDFQHVNMSVNMDSKVTIHFAGEAIGVKAGGVLQVELYEVEVRCMPGVLPTSMEVDISKLDIGDQLLVSDLIFQDGIEVLTDPNAVMIQIKTVHEEVEEAVVTTA; translated from the coding sequence ATGAGTAAATTTATTCAATTAAACAAGCGTACTGGCGAAACAAAGTCCCAAAAGAAATTAGCGAGAAAACAGGGACGTATCCCGGCTGTATTGTATGGAGTGGGTAAAGATACTCTGAACGTAGAAGTGGATGAAAAAGAGCTGTTGGGTACTTTGAAAAAAAATCCACGGGCTATTCTGCAAGCAAAAACAACGGACGATGAAGCAATGCCGATCATTGTTCAGCATATTCAAAAGGATTCTCTGTCAGGTAAGATCTTGCATATTGATTTCCAGCATGTGAACATGTCTGTAAATATGGATAGTAAAGTTACGATTCATTTTGCAGGGGAAGCAATCGGCGTGAAAGCCGGTGGCGTATTGCAAGTGGAATTGTATGAAGTAGAGGTTCGTTGTATGCCGGGCGTTTTGCCTACTTCTATGGAAGTAGATATTAGTAAACTTGATATTGGCGATCAGCTGCTAGTTTCTGACCTGATTTTCCAAGATGGAATCGAAGTGCTGACCGATCCGAATGCAGTAATGATTCAGATTAAGACTGTACATGAAGAAGTTGAAGAAGCAGTAGTAACTACAGCTTAA
- a CDS encoding UvrD-helicase domain-containing protein encodes MNKLLFHNIPLGATGERIPQAAVASAQTSTELVKREEGDSAYFRRLEEGGILLNRPQIAAVRHHKGPLLTLAGAGSGKTSVLICRTGYLLSVRGVSPSQLLLLTFSSKAAAEMRERIALLPGVSTADVARLQARTFHSFFLFFLRRQGLQQEIFSETRRQHILLKQIMRELGLPKDAYPPETVLSLLSSCKMNMGTVEDLPEGTTAEKEMKSILEIYEQWKLDNFKIDFDDVLLIAYRMLKERPELLQELQMRYLYVMVDEFQDTNALQYELVKMVAHPQHNLMVVGDDDQTIYSFNGARSEFILEFEKLYPGARVITLDINYRSGPAIVGLGNGIIKHNTRRRSKTLQAAKGSGSQPRYMRPQTADEEAEQMIEHILNEVSSGKREYSDFAMLYRASSSNRAVLELLLLRDIPYIDYGEGQLLYEHWLISPVVDHLRLSLNRRNFAAMENILPTLYMNREKGMNHIRQMEARQPKQGPLIHLLSMPGMEDFKGTKLRDRLDLIRNIRELTPIQAIRQIRTQFYDYFIEANERHQATLHRETLKEMLDELESSAARFDSIPAFLDFIDNVTERNEHNRQPGTKEQGNRIALMTIHKSKGLEFPVVFLIGASEGILPHSSALEGDRLKDRKLAAGSSGASSLAALEEERRLAYVAVTRAREELFISSPAQHRGKKAEVSRFMLSAFRSAVSSTAATTVSRTVTTRSLPTSRTAATKTHVVPVWNCTGSSCPGWTRMKAGGAEDHLTSKPCPLCSSPMAKDQREVPV; translated from the coding sequence TTGAATAAGCTCTTATTTCATAATATCCCGCTGGGAGCAACCGGCGAACGCATCCCGCAAGCGGCAGTAGCTTCAGCACAGACCAGCACAGAGCTAGTGAAGCGGGAGGAGGGGGACTCCGCTTATTTCCGCAGGCTCGAGGAAGGCGGCATCCTGCTCAACCGCCCGCAGATTGCTGCGGTGCGGCATCATAAAGGGCCGCTGCTGACACTGGCCGGTGCAGGCTCCGGCAAAACCTCGGTTCTGATCTGCAGAACCGGTTATTTGTTGTCCGTGCGCGGCGTCTCGCCGAGTCAGCTGCTATTGCTGACTTTTTCGAGTAAAGCCGCGGCAGAAATGCGCGAACGAATCGCCCTGCTCCCGGGAGTTAGCACAGCGGACGTTGCAAGACTTCAGGCCCGTACGTTCCATTCTTTTTTCTTATTTTTCTTGCGCAGACAAGGATTGCAACAGGAAATTTTCAGTGAGACACGGCGCCAGCACATCCTATTGAAGCAGATCATGCGTGAGCTCGGACTGCCGAAGGATGCTTATCCACCGGAAACCGTACTCTCTCTGCTCTCTTCCTGCAAAATGAACATGGGCACCGTGGAAGATCTACCAGAAGGCACCACCGCCGAAAAAGAAATGAAGTCCATTCTGGAAATATACGAACAATGGAAGCTAGACAATTTCAAAATCGATTTCGACGATGTCCTCTTAATTGCTTATCGGATGCTGAAGGAGCGTCCGGAGCTTTTGCAAGAGTTGCAGATGAGATATCTGTACGTGATGGTGGATGAGTTCCAGGATACAAACGCCTTGCAGTACGAACTTGTCAAAATGGTCGCTCACCCACAGCATAATCTAATGGTGGTTGGTGATGATGACCAAACGATTTATTCCTTCAACGGAGCGCGCAGTGAGTTCATTCTAGAGTTCGAGAAGCTCTATCCGGGAGCAAGGGTTATTACGCTCGATATTAATTACCGCTCAGGCCCAGCTATCGTTGGACTTGGCAACGGCATTATCAAGCACAATACACGTCGGCGTTCCAAAACCCTGCAAGCCGCAAAAGGTAGTGGAAGTCAGCCACGATATATGCGTCCGCAAACTGCAGATGAAGAAGCCGAGCAGATGATCGAGCATATTTTAAACGAGGTCTCTAGCGGCAAAAGAGAATATAGCGACTTCGCCATGTTGTACCGGGCCTCGAGCAGCAATCGGGCCGTTCTCGAACTGCTCCTTTTACGCGATATTCCCTATATTGATTACGGAGAAGGGCAATTATTGTACGAGCACTGGCTGATCTCTCCGGTAGTGGATCATTTGCGACTCTCCTTGAATCGGCGAAATTTTGCAGCGATGGAGAATATCCTGCCGACACTATATATGAACCGTGAAAAAGGTATGAATCATATCCGCCAGATGGAAGCTAGACAGCCCAAGCAAGGACCGTTAATCCACCTATTGTCTATGCCTGGCATGGAAGACTTCAAAGGGACTAAACTAAGAGATCGACTCGATCTAATCCGAAATATACGCGAACTGACCCCAATACAAGCAATCCGGCAGATTCGTACCCAATTCTATGATTATTTCATCGAAGCGAATGAACGGCATCAAGCGACGCTGCATCGAGAGACGTTAAAAGAAATGCTAGATGAGCTAGAATCCTCCGCGGCGCGTTTCGACAGCATCCCTGCCTTTCTTGATTTCATAGATAATGTCACGGAGCGTAACGAGCATAATCGCCAACCAGGCACTAAAGAGCAAGGCAATCGGATTGCATTAATGACCATTCATAAATCAAAGGGGCTAGAGTTTCCTGTAGTCTTTTTAATTGGAGCGTCTGAGGGAATTCTTCCGCATAGCTCTGCACTGGAGGGCGACCGGTTAAAAGACCGCAAGCTTGCTGCCGGAAGCAGCGGAGCCTCAAGCTTAGCAGCACTGGAGGAGGAACGGAGACTGGCGTACGTGGCCGTTACGAGAGCCCGAGAGGAGCTATTCATCAGCTCACCTGCACAGCATCGGGGTAAAAAAGCGGAGGTCTCCCGCTTCATGTTATCCGCCTTCCGTTCAGCGGTTTCTTCCACAGCAGCAACTACGGTGAGTAGAACCGTGACAACAAGATCCTTGCCGACCAGCCGAACAGCCGCTACAAAAACCCATGTCGTTCCGGTATGGAACTGCACGGGCAGCAGTTGTCCTGGTTGGACACGCATGAAAGCTGGCGGAGCTGAGGATCATCTAACCTCAAAGCCCTGCCCCTTATGCAGCTCACCTATGGCAAAGGATCAGCGAGAAGTTCCCGTATGA
- a CDS encoding DUF6492 family protein — protein MPSPKKVRIRHAVTIDVLIPAIEKDLATLPYVIDAVRTHVKHPIGRILIVAPKKTRILDFCRKKGCTFVDENTVLPITKKDIHYRSRKWERSGWLFQQLLKLNGDKLCTADYFLVIDADTVLIAPHRFREKGKTIFYSRNWSQPQYFTTYRKLMGKKAASASSFVTHYMLFERSQLTQMKREIEAKHQKPWYSAIIHSMNRTKQFAFSEFETYGNYLYSKDRGGMKIQKARNKGLHMNAGQLSKQKLNELAEKYRSLSFHKRKGYVRTPSSKSSAGGR, from the coding sequence ATGCCCTCGCCTAAAAAGGTCCGCATAAGACATGCCGTTACCATAGATGTACTGATTCCGGCTATCGAGAAAGATTTGGCTACACTCCCCTATGTTATTGACGCTGTCCGAACACATGTTAAGCATCCGATAGGTCGTATATTGATTGTTGCTCCAAAAAAGACACGTATACTGGATTTCTGCCGAAAAAAAGGCTGTACCTTTGTCGATGAGAATACAGTCCTCCCGATTACAAAAAAAGATATCCATTACCGTTCACGGAAATGGGAGAGATCCGGTTGGTTGTTCCAGCAATTGTTGAAGCTGAATGGTGACAAGCTATGTACGGCTGACTATTTTTTAGTCATCGATGCAGATACGGTCTTAATCGCTCCTCATCGATTCCGTGAGAAGGGAAAGACGATTTTTTACAGTCGTAATTGGAGTCAGCCTCAGTACTTTACAACCTATAGGAAGCTAATGGGTAAGAAGGCGGCATCTGCTTCTTCTTTTGTGACGCATTATATGCTGTTTGAACGCAGCCAATTGACTCAGATGAAAAGAGAGATTGAAGCAAAGCATCAGAAGCCTTGGTATTCGGCGATTATACACAGTATGAACCGAACTAAGCAATTTGCTTTTTCTGAATTCGAAACTTATGGGAATTACCTGTATTCGAAGGATCGTGGGGGCATGAAGATCCAAAAAGCACGCAATAAAGGCCTCCATATGAATGCAGGTCAGCTGTCCAAGCAGAAGCTGAATGAGCTGGCGGAAAAGTATAGATCATTGTCTTTTCATAAACGGAAGGGGTATGTGAGAACACCGAGTAGTAAGTCCAGCGCAGGGGGGCGATAG
- a CDS encoding sugar phosphate nucleotidyltransferase has product MLLSGGSGKRLWPLSNEIRSKAFLRLLPTENGGMESMIERVCRGLDEAGLLDSSCIVTHRSQVEITRKSVGNQVALLAEPQKRGTFTAVALAASYLHSVKKIDLEEIVVVIPVDSYVEASFFSQLRQFPSVLSESQADIALIGVTPEFPSTQFGYILPSEGSEGTSFLNVKQFAEKPDELAAAEFISCGGLWNCGVFSCTLGYLLSTMVERNLSADYMELVERYDELPERSFDYEVLEHTQRAVVIPYTGVWADIGSWDALTPHLQEKVIGRGSISEDSKGTYLVNELSCPVHVIGAPGLIVAAGADGILVAGIEQAKRIKQKLEGHAAKPMIEEKRWGSSRILDFSRTAAGVEVTTSKITMLAGKHTSYHFHRHTKEIWSFLSGNGEYRMNGVLHAVAAGDTVIVPAGARHGLRAITPLELIIIELVTSSDVGDYVRVSAEWVGEESAPDHL; this is encoded by the coding sequence GTGCTCCTTTCAGGGGGATCGGGGAAGAGGCTGTGGCCGCTGTCGAATGAGATCAGGTCAAAGGCATTTTTAAGACTTCTCCCAACAGAAAATGGCGGCATGGAGTCGATGATCGAGCGAGTATGCAGAGGGCTGGATGAGGCAGGATTGTTAGATTCAAGCTGCATTGTAACCCATCGCAGTCAGGTGGAAATTACCCGCAAATCTGTTGGCAATCAGGTTGCTTTACTGGCGGAGCCACAGAAGCGGGGAACTTTTACTGCAGTTGCATTGGCGGCGAGCTATTTGCATTCCGTGAAGAAAATAGACTTAGAAGAGATCGTTGTGGTCATTCCGGTGGATTCTTATGTGGAGGCTTCTTTTTTCAGTCAGCTTCGGCAGTTTCCCAGCGTGCTGTCCGAATCACAAGCGGATATTGCCCTGATCGGTGTTACGCCTGAATTCCCATCCACACAGTTCGGGTATATATTGCCGAGTGAAGGTTCAGAAGGGACGTCTTTTCTAAATGTGAAGCAATTTGCAGAGAAACCAGACGAACTAGCGGCGGCCGAGTTCATTTCCTGTGGAGGACTATGGAACTGTGGGGTGTTCTCCTGCACATTAGGATACTTGCTCTCAACTATGGTGGAACGGAATCTTTCAGCAGATTACATGGAGCTAGTGGAGCGTTATGACGAATTGCCAGAACGAAGTTTTGACTATGAAGTGCTTGAGCATACGCAGCGAGCGGTAGTTATTCCTTACACCGGAGTTTGGGCGGATATTGGTAGTTGGGATGCGCTTACCCCTCATTTGCAGGAAAAGGTAATTGGCAGGGGGAGCATTTCTGAGGATTCAAAAGGAACCTATTTAGTGAACGAACTCTCTTGTCCCGTACATGTCATCGGTGCCCCAGGCTTGATTGTGGCGGCGGGTGCGGATGGTATTTTAGTTGCTGGGATCGAGCAGGCGAAACGGATTAAGCAGAAGCTGGAGGGTCATGCCGCGAAGCCGATGATTGAAGAAAAGCGGTGGGGGAGCTCACGCATTCTGGATTTCTCACGAACAGCAGCAGGAGTTGAGGTTACGACTTCCAAAATCACGATGTTGGCAGGGAAGCACACCAGCTATCATTTTCACAGGCATACCAAAGAAATATGGTCTTTTCTTTCGGGCAATGGAGAGTACCGTATGAACGGCGTTCTTCATGCAGTTGCAGCCGGAGACACAGTTATAGTACCTGCCGGTGCGAGACATGGTTTGCGGGCGATTACGCCACTCGAATTGATCATTATTGAACTGGTGACATCTTCTGATGTGGGGGATTATGTACGTGTTTCTGCTGAATGGGTGGGGGAGGAAAGCGCTCCTGATCATTTGTAA
- a CDS encoding sensor histidine kinase encodes MQLWRTLKQNIRDLKFQTKIMLSFMLISMIPVIILGSFCYQEAKSSLIKQSKSDLKAALNQGALALNSHLDVYNKLMNFLSFNQEIINSANHTYTSMYEMYDQLTHVIDQNFNTARYLNTGVEQITLYTGTNLLAHGNTVRALNDIKQKHWYPTLMKSVDVLWFTDNKEIFAVRRIINTKQKDPKENVLYARVNYDSLFTPFDSLLSQGSEILVKDAYGKSIYASPGIEGYIPSNSTNNLDTLQWKNTKYTVLQSEVPISGWTVMLCKPTKMITNSAWKILSTVGLVIVACIAAVAITANLFSRKFNSQIKRLRNNMRTVEEGSLEVTVTSTSKDEIGDLIRGFGNMVDKTKVLIDKVYIEEISRKEYEMKALQAQINPHFLYNALSLINWRAIRIHATDISEMAQLLSTFYRTTLNKGNNIISVSDELLNVQSYIQIQLNMHSNSFEIEYQIDEAILSYYMPNLMLQPLIENAIIHGIENREEEGSKIILSGEMVEECIIFKVKDNGVGIPQERLNLLLKSQSIGYGLKNVNDRAMLMYGPEYGLSITSILGLGTEVTFRFPSKRYEGGSNL; translated from the coding sequence ATGCAACTTTGGCGGACACTTAAGCAAAATATTCGCGACTTGAAGTTTCAAACCAAGATCATGCTTTCATTTATGTTAATCAGTATGATTCCTGTGATTATATTGGGCAGCTTCTGCTATCAAGAAGCCAAATCATCCCTCATTAAGCAATCCAAATCTGATTTGAAAGCAGCCTTAAATCAAGGGGCTTTAGCTTTAAATAGTCATCTGGATGTCTACAATAAACTCATGAATTTCTTGAGTTTTAATCAGGAAATTATTAATTCAGCTAATCATACCTACACAAGTATGTATGAAATGTATGATCAGTTAACCCATGTGATTGACCAAAATTTCAATACGGCACGGTATCTAAATACAGGTGTAGAACAAATCACTCTGTATACAGGAACCAATCTTTTGGCACATGGCAATACTGTCCGAGCCCTAAATGATATTAAACAGAAACATTGGTACCCGACGTTGATGAAGTCAGTCGATGTCCTGTGGTTTACGGATAATAAGGAGATTTTTGCTGTTCGACGCATTATTAATACGAAACAGAAAGATCCAAAAGAAAATGTGCTGTATGCACGTGTGAATTACGATTCGTTATTCACACCTTTTGACTCCCTACTCTCTCAAGGTTCAGAGATTCTCGTCAAAGATGCTTATGGAAAGTCGATCTATGCCTCGCCTGGTATAGAAGGATATATTCCTTCCAATAGCACAAACAACTTAGATACGCTGCAATGGAAAAATACAAAGTACACTGTATTGCAATCTGAAGTTCCTATATCAGGATGGACAGTGATGTTATGCAAACCTACGAAGATGATTACGAATTCTGCTTGGAAAATCCTTTCGACAGTTGGGCTTGTTATTGTTGCCTGTATTGCTGCCGTTGCTATAACCGCCAATCTATTTTCTCGAAAGTTCAATTCACAAATTAAGCGTCTGCGCAATAATATGCGCACCGTAGAAGAGGGATCCCTGGAAGTCACCGTCACCAGCACATCCAAAGATGAAATTGGGGATCTAATTAGAGGCTTTGGCAATATGGTTGACAAAACAAAAGTGTTAATCGATAAAGTCTACATTGAGGAAATTTCACGAAAAGAATATGAAATGAAAGCCCTACAGGCTCAGATTAATCCTCATTTTCTATATAATGCTCTTTCGCTCATCAATTGGAGAGCCATCCGAATCCATGCAACAGATATAAGTGAAATGGCGCAGCTTCTATCCACGTTCTATCGGACTACGCTGAATAAAGGGAATAATATTATTTCGGTTTCAGATGAACTATTGAATGTACAATCTTATATACAGATTCAGCTTAACATGCATAGCAATAGCTTTGAGATAGAATATCAGATCGACGAGGCTATTCTCTCTTATTACATGCCTAACCTGATGCTTCAGCCTCTAATTGAGAATGCTATTATTCATGGTATTGAGAATAGAGAAGAAGAAGGAAGCAAAATTATTCTATCCGGAGAAATGGTGGAGGAGTGTATCATCTTCAAAGTAAAGGATAATGGCGTTGGCATCCCACAAGAACGACTCAATCTTCTGCTTAAATCCCAGTCTATAGGCTATGGGCTCAAAAATGTAAATGACCGGGCTATGCTAATGTACGGACCAGAGTACGGCTTGTCCATTACCAGTATTCTAGGACTGGGAACGGAGGTCACATTTCGATTTCCATCCAAAAGATACGAAGGTGGCTCAAATCTATAA